Proteins encoded together in one Mobula birostris isolate sMobBir1 chromosome 7, sMobBir1.hap1, whole genome shotgun sequence window:
- the LOC140200824 gene encoding eukaryotic translation initiation factor 4E-like has product MAVAQPVHVTVRKSEKTKSPGKENLIIQPCTKHPLQNRWTLWFFKNDKSKPWQANLRLVTKFDTVEDFWALYNHIQVASRLTSGCDYSLFKDGIEPMWEDSKNKCGGRWLITLSKQQRMLELDQFWLETLLCLIGEAFDEYSNDVCGAVINVRAKGDKVAIWTCDTENEAAVLHIGKIYKERLGLPVKVVIGYQAHADTATKSGVGVKNKFIV; this is encoded by the exons ATGGCGGTCGCACAGCCG GTTCACGTGACAGTTCGAAAATCTGAGAAAACAAAATCCCCCGGGAAAGAGAATCTGATTATTCAACCTTGTACGAAACATCCTTTACAGAACAG GTGGACACTTTGGTTTTTCAAAAATGATAAAAGCAAACCCTGGCAGGCAAATCTTCGTCTGGTTACTAAATTTGACACTGTGGAGGATTTTTGGGC ATTATACAATCATATTCAGGTTGCCAGTAGGCTGACGTCAGGTTGTGACTACTCACTCTTTAAG GATGGTATTGAACCCATGTGGGAGGACAGCAAAAACAAATGTGGTGGAAGGTGGTTAATTACTCTGTCAAAACAGCAAAGGATGCTGGAACTAGATCAATTCTGGCTTGAAACA TTGTTGTGCCTTATTGGAGAAGCTTTTGATGAATATAGCAATGATGTTTGTGGTGCTGTAATTAATGTTCGAGCAAAAGGAGATAAAGTAGCAATCTGGACCTGTGACACTGAAAATGAAGCAGCTGTTTTGCATATAGG AAAAATCTACAAGGAAAGACTTGGCCTTCCTGTTAAGGTTGTGATTGGATATCAAGCACATGCAGATACAGCTACCAAGAGTGGAGTGGGAGTTAAAAACAAATTCATTGTGTGA